One Parachlamydia sp. AcF125 DNA segment encodes these proteins:
- a CDS encoding type III secretionT3S chaperone, with protein MTSMSIPALLFKTFPCLCAPHEPAVKEAVILIQKIVKLGGRFFSTLQGCWYVGYGSKLFLWDGLRGRIKLYREKKRETMGSIPQPLQRFYARLKFIQHQTTCFSFLGGLSAVGAGGCGIASGICRLSYQGLSGAVTLLTAAGRGFFMFGDLLSLQYYVDLFFEASELAKSSRGDARQVAFRMRVSAGMGIFICFSYLFAGALVLLGGSAGMAFAIGCVASMTSCLKGLFDFFYRNDQTYLYHSAMNGC; from the coding sequence ATGACCTCAATGTCTATCCCAGCACTCCTTTTTAAGACTTTTCCTTGCCTTTGTGCACCCCATGAACCTGCCGTTAAAGAAGCCGTTATTCTAATCCAAAAAATTGTTAAATTAGGAGGGCGCTTTTTTTCCACTCTTCAAGGATGCTGGTACGTGGGGTATGGATCAAAATTATTCCTGTGGGATGGATTAAGGGGACGGATTAAATTATATAGGGAAAAAAAAAGAGAAACGATGGGCTCCATTCCCCAACCTTTACAGAGGTTTTATGCCCGCCTTAAATTTATTCAGCATCAAACCACGTGTTTTTCATTTTTAGGTGGACTTTCAGCTGTAGGGGCTGGAGGGTGCGGAATTGCAAGTGGAATATGTAGACTTAGCTATCAAGGCCTTTCTGGCGCAGTTACTTTGCTCACGGCTGCAGGGCGAGGATTTTTCATGTTTGGAGATCTTCTCTCCCTTCAATATTACGTAGACCTTTTTTTTGAGGCCTCCGAGCTTGCTAAATCAAGCAGGGGGGATGCACGCCAGGTTGCATTCAGAATGAGGGTTTCAGCAGGTATGGGAATTTTTATTTGCTTCTCTTATCTTTTTGCAGGGGCTTTGGTCTTGCTAGGAGGGTCTGCTGGAATGGCTTTCGCAATTGGTTGTGTAGCAAGCATGACAAGCTGCTTAAAAGGACTATTTGATTTTTTTTATAGAAACGATCAAACTTACTTATATCATTCAGCCATGAATGGCTGCTGA
- the fmt gene encoding methionyl-tRNA formyltransferase has translation MKVVFFGTPQFAADVLSDLLKHNIQVLAVITKPDRAQGRSKQLVPTPVKQVALMQEPPLPCFQPELVSAPEFAATLAAFEAGLFVVVAYGEIIKQHLLDMPRMGCINLHASLLPKYRGAAPIQRAIMNGEMEIGVTIMHMVKKMDAGDVIKKASILIDENQSFPEVEQRLCQIGSHILLEVIHEIEEGTSQRHPQNHAEATFAPKIELEDCYIDWNRPALHVHHLVRAVTPDPGAWCYVEVKQQKKRLKVLKSQVVSSSEYQPGEILRYGKEGLIVGCGEGALQIVTLQLEGKNVMKAEELIRGIPRQMFSLVK, from the coding sequence ATGAAAGTTGTTTTCTTTGGAACGCCGCAATTTGCTGCAGACGTTCTAAGCGATCTTTTAAAACACAATATCCAAGTTCTGGCTGTTATTACTAAGCCAGATCGCGCCCAGGGCAGGTCTAAGCAATTAGTGCCAACCCCGGTGAAGCAAGTGGCTTTAATGCAAGAGCCTCCTCTTCCTTGCTTCCAGCCAGAATTAGTTTCTGCTCCCGAATTTGCAGCTACCCTAGCGGCCTTTGAAGCTGGCTTGTTTGTAGTGGTCGCTTATGGGGAAATTATCAAACAGCACCTTTTAGACATGCCCAGAATGGGGTGTATCAATTTGCATGCCAGCCTACTTCCAAAATACCGCGGAGCCGCGCCTATTCAACGCGCGATTATGAATGGGGAAATGGAAATTGGCGTGACTATTATGCATATGGTTAAAAAAATGGACGCTGGCGACGTGATTAAAAAGGCCTCTATTCTAATCGATGAAAATCAATCTTTTCCCGAGGTCGAACAAAGGTTATGTCAAATCGGCTCCCATATTCTGCTTGAAGTGATCCACGAGATTGAGGAGGGGACAAGTCAGCGCCATCCTCAAAATCATGCAGAAGCTACCTTTGCCCCTAAGATAGAGCTTGAAGATTGTTATATCGATTGGAACCGCCCCGCTTTACATGTTCATCACCTTGTGCGTGCTGTTACGCCAGATCCAGGGGCTTGGTGTTATGTCGAAGTGAAACAACAAAAAAAACGGTTAAAAGTTTTAAAAAGTCAAGTAGTCTCTTCAAGTGAGTATCAGCCAGGCGAAATTCTCCGTTATGGAAAAGAGGGATTGATTGTAGGGTGTGGTGAAGGGGCGCTTCAAATTGTCACTCTTCAACTTGAGGGGAAAAATGTGATGAAGGCTGAAGAGCTGATAAGAGGAATTCCAAGGCAAATGTTTTCTTTAGTAAAGTAG
- the lpxA gene encoding acyl-ACP--UDP-N-acetylglucosamine O-acyltransferase, protein MSQSKIHPAAIIEPGATIGKNVTIEPFAVIKSTVTLEDDVVIMSGAYIEGNTTIGAGTKIYPYASIGTKTQDLKFRGEKTFVKIGKNCEIREFVTINSSCQENSAVEVGDECLIMAYCHIAHNCVLGKKVIMSNNATLAGHVILEDYAIIAGFTPIHQFVRIGAYAMVGGMSRVTHDIPPYTIGAGIPFKFGGLNLVGLKRHGFPLNTRRELSKAFKLMYRSKLRLDEALEIMERELEPLPEVRHWIDFCRCSKRGLMGLQGISNSDELEEEEQVSELVSP, encoded by the coding sequence ATGAGTCAATCTAAAATTCACCCAGCAGCCATTATAGAGCCAGGGGCAACTATTGGCAAAAACGTCACAATAGAGCCGTTTGCCGTTATAAAAAGCACGGTCACCCTAGAAGATGATGTGGTGATTATGTCGGGTGCCTATATAGAAGGGAACACCACCATTGGCGCTGGAACTAAAATTTACCCCTATGCAAGCATCGGGACGAAGACCCAAGATCTTAAGTTTCGGGGGGAAAAAACTTTCGTTAAGATTGGAAAAAACTGCGAGATTCGTGAGTTTGTGACGATCAATTCGTCTTGCCAAGAAAATTCGGCGGTAGAAGTGGGAGATGAATGTTTGATTATGGCCTATTGTCATATCGCCCACAATTGTGTTTTAGGTAAAAAAGTGATTATGAGTAATAATGCTACGTTAGCAGGGCATGTTATTCTAGAGGATTATGCCATTATTGCAGGATTTACCCCGATCCATCAATTTGTAAGAATTGGAGCTTATGCCATGGTAGGTGGAATGAGTCGCGTCACGCACGACATCCCTCCTTACACAATTGGGGCGGGCATTCCCTTTAAATTTGGGGGTTTGAACCTAGTTGGGCTTAAAAGGCATGGATTTCCATTAAATACGCGTCGCGAGTTAAGTAAAGCTTTCAAATTAATGTACCGCTCCAAATTACGGTTGGATGAGGCCTTAGAGATCATGGAGCGAGAATTAGAGCCTTTGCCCGAAGTTCGCCACTGGATAGACTTTTGCCGCTGTTCCAAAAGAGGTTTAATGGGCCTGCAAGGAATATCTAATTCGGATGAATTGGAAGAAGAAGAGCAAGTGTCTGAGCTCGTCTCTCCGTAA
- the fabZ gene encoding 3-hydroxyacyl-ACP dehydratase FabZ, whose amino-acid sequence MTPDSSEMPVIFDIKNILKILPHRYPFLLVDRIIEMDLEKGYILGQKNITFNESFFQGHFPGAPIMPGVLILEALAQAGGILVYLKGESEIEKIAVLMNVNQAKFRHPVRPGDVLILKGEGQLFSKKGGKIKATAFVNHKVAVEAEIGFALVPKSQI is encoded by the coding sequence ATGACTCCTGACTCTAGCGAGATGCCTGTAATCTTTGATATTAAAAATATCCTTAAAATTTTACCTCATCGTTATCCTTTTTTGTTGGTTGACAGAATTATTGAGATGGATTTAGAAAAGGGGTATATTTTAGGCCAAAAAAACATTACCTTTAACGAATCATTTTTTCAAGGTCATTTTCCTGGAGCGCCGATCATGCCTGGAGTGTTAATCCTTGAAGCTCTTGCACAAGCGGGGGGGATTTTAGTTTATTTAAAAGGGGAAAGTGAAATAGAAAAAATCGCTGTTCTCATGAATGTCAACCAAGCTAAATTTCGTCATCCTGTGCGTCCCGGAGACGTTCTTATCTTAAAAGGAGAAGGACAACTGTTTAGTAAAAAGGGAGGGAAAATTAAAGCAACAGCCTTTGTCAACCATAAGGTTGCCGTCGAAGCTGAAATTGGTTTTGCTTTAGTTCCTAAAAGCCAAATTTAA
- the lpxC gene encoding UDP-3-O-acyl-N-acetylglucosamine deacetylase, whose translation MNAFNADLEKICRQQRTLKKSVSFSGIGIHTGKEVSLQFCPAKEGTGIVFKRVDLPSQPLIPATVEYVCDTNRSTTLGIGPVRIHTVEHVLAAIRAYEISNLCIEITSIEPPVGNGSSDVFVEMIEEAGIEEQEGIVPVIKIKEPVYWSEGEIHLVALPADEYRISYTLSYPTSTVLQAQFHSLRVTSESFKNEIAPCRTFSLYQEVAMLMDKGLIQGASLNNGVTIKDGAVLSKGGLFFPNEMVRHKILDMIGDFSLVGFDFLAHVIAIRSGHASNFAFAKKLLHSITTEKPS comes from the coding sequence GTGAATGCTTTTAATGCGGATCTAGAAAAAATATGTCGACAGCAGCGCACTCTTAAAAAAAGCGTCTCTTTTTCAGGGATCGGCATTCATACAGGAAAAGAAGTTTCGCTTCAATTTTGTCCTGCTAAAGAAGGAACTGGCATTGTTTTTAAACGAGTGGATCTTCCAAGCCAGCCTCTTATCCCTGCCACTGTCGAATATGTATGTGATACGAATCGAAGTACCACTTTAGGGATCGGTCCAGTGCGTATTCATACGGTGGAGCATGTTTTAGCAGCAATTCGCGCTTATGAAATTTCTAACTTATGCATCGAAATCACGAGTATTGAACCTCCCGTAGGAAATGGAAGTTCAGACGTATTTGTAGAAATGATTGAAGAAGCGGGGATTGAAGAGCAGGAAGGGATTGTTCCCGTGATTAAAATAAAAGAACCCGTTTATTGGTCTGAAGGAGAAATCCATTTAGTGGCTCTTCCTGCAGATGAATACCGCATCAGCTATACCTTAAGTTATCCGACTTCCACTGTTTTACAAGCTCAATTTCACTCGTTGAGAGTCACGTCAGAAAGCTTTAAAAATGAAATTGCCCCTTGTCGTACATTTTCTCTTTACCAAGAGGTTGCGATGCTCATGGACAAAGGGTTAATTCAAGGAGCAAGTTTAAACAATGGGGTCACTATCAAAGATGGTGCAGTTTTAAGCAAAGGTGGCTTATTCTTCCCCAACGAAATGGTTCGACATAAGATATTAGATATGATTGGGGATTTTTCTCTTGTCGGCTTCGATTTTTTGGCGCATGTTATTGCTATCCGCTCGGGACATGCCTCCAATTTTGCCTTCGCGAAAAAACTCTTACACTCTATTACAACGGAGAAACCCTCATGA
- the lnt gene encoding apolipoprotein N-acyltransferase: MLTDLNNGYRFVLAVVAFFIVAFGQPAWSSSLGALAALMGYALIGRVVISYSRPLSRFLVAGAWYFAVQLVQLSWFISHPYAYIYIVYVGMSLILGVQFGWVGILMTPCRLRSLIGIIAIPSAWVVLEWSRLFILSGFSWNPSGLILTGNIFSLQLASLWGVFGLSFWVLLVNLLGLRAWLLKAPLSYALWMVAALLPYAYGYAHILLHEYWMEEEHRLALRENKSPYFSAILVQPAFPVELTFDWKNPDDFVACVMQKWTHILKITKKHSGNSVDLIALPEFLVPFGTYSFVYPYEKVAKSFEEILGKESIRFLPPLGLPFATQLLTDQGPKWFVNNAFWTQALSNYFNSNMVVGLEDVEETQNGREYYSAALFFQPMRQLLSSEKPRRAERYAKRILVPMGEYIPFAFCRELAARYGVNGSFKEGLEAKILTANKLSFGVCICYEETFGYLTRENRQLGANLLVNLTSDAWFPSSRLPQQHFDHARLRTVENGVPLIRACNTGVTGSLDSLGRLTGKLGNTLAEIEEFSDSILVHVPTYHYRTLYTLLGDKLIIGFCFFVLLCLGIYEYKHRHLS, translated from the coding sequence ATGTTGACAGACTTAAATAATGGGTACCGATTTGTTTTAGCTGTTGTAGCTTTTTTTATTGTGGCTTTTGGGCAGCCTGCATGGAGCTCGTCTCTTGGAGCCTTGGCAGCTTTGATGGGATACGCCTTGATAGGGCGGGTGGTGATTTCCTATTCTCGCCCTTTATCCCGTTTTTTAGTGGCGGGCGCCTGGTATTTTGCGGTGCAACTTGTACAGCTTTCTTGGTTTATTTCCCATCCCTATGCCTATATTTATATTGTTTATGTGGGCATGTCTTTGATATTAGGCGTGCAATTTGGGTGGGTGGGGATCCTAATGACTCCCTGTCGTTTGCGCTCTCTTATTGGGATTATTGCCATTCCTTCTGCTTGGGTTGTTTTAGAGTGGTCTAGGTTATTTATTTTATCGGGTTTTTCCTGGAATCCCTCCGGGCTTATCTTAACTGGAAACATCTTTTCTCTTCAGCTGGCCTCTCTTTGGGGCGTTTTTGGGCTTTCTTTTTGGGTTTTGCTTGTAAATTTGCTCGGTCTTAGGGCTTGGCTGCTCAAAGCTCCCCTTTCTTATGCCCTTTGGATGGTAGCAGCTTTACTTCCCTATGCTTATGGGTATGCACACATTCTTTTGCATGAATATTGGATGGAAGAAGAGCACCGGCTTGCCCTAAGGGAGAATAAAAGCCCTTATTTTTCTGCTATTTTAGTTCAGCCTGCTTTCCCTGTTGAGTTGACTTTCGATTGGAAAAATCCAGATGATTTTGTCGCTTGTGTGATGCAAAAATGGACGCACATTCTAAAAATTACCAAGAAACATTCAGGAAATTCTGTCGATTTAATTGCCTTACCTGAATTTCTGGTCCCCTTTGGCACCTATAGCTTTGTTTATCCCTATGAAAAAGTGGCAAAATCGTTTGAAGAAATTCTAGGAAAAGAGAGTATAAGGTTTCTTCCTCCTTTAGGATTACCTTTTGCGACTCAATTATTGACCGATCAAGGCCCAAAATGGTTTGTAAATAATGCATTTTGGACGCAAGCATTAAGCAATTATTTTAATAGCAATATGGTCGTTGGCTTAGAAGACGTAGAAGAGACGCAAAATGGAAGAGAATATTATAGCGCAGCTCTTTTTTTTCAACCGATGCGCCAGCTTCTTTCAAGTGAAAAACCTCGGCGGGCTGAGCGGTATGCAAAGCGCATTCTAGTTCCTATGGGAGAATACATTCCTTTCGCTTTTTGCAGGGAGTTGGCCGCTCGGTATGGAGTGAATGGCTCTTTCAAAGAAGGGCTAGAAGCCAAAATTTTAACAGCGAATAAACTTTCTTTTGGGGTTTGTATATGCTATGAAGAGACGTTTGGGTATCTCACACGCGAAAATAGGCAACTTGGGGCAAACCTTTTAGTCAATTTAACAAGCGATGCTTGGTTCCCCTCTTCTCGCTTACCTCAACAACATTTCGATCATGCTCGGTTAAGAACCGTCGAGAATGGGGTTCCTTTAATCAGAGCGTGCAATACGGGCGTCACCGGGTCGCTTGATAGCTTAGGTCGGCTAACGGGCAAATTGGGGAATACCTTAGCAGAAATAGAAGAATTTTCTGATTCAATTCTTGTGCACGTTCCCACTTATCACTATCGCACCTTATATACCTTGTTGGGAGACAAACTCATTATTGGCTTTTGTTTTTTCGTTTTATTATGTTTAGGTATTTATGAATATAAACATCGCCATCTTTCTTGA
- a CDS encoding RsmB/NOP family class I SAM-dependent RNA methyltransferase: protein MSPTNFFRLRHLFALLDFYSEQTLPLDLAISHYFKLHKSLGSKDRAFIAESIYGMIRWKSLIDFFEGENSSWEKRWKTYQTLHIPELINKDFIPEHIRFGFPLPLYNRILKSHGLEKGKEICLASNAPAPTTVRVNLLKTDREALLKKWEENYQVSTCSHSPAGIIFHKKINFFDLPEFKQGLFEVQDEGSQLIAALVQVEPGQQVLDYCSGSGGKTLAFAPKMQKTGQIFLHDIRKKILVEAKKRLRRAGVQNAQIVNPDDEQKLKKLKKQMDWVLADVPCSGVGTLRRNPDMKWKFSEEMLDRLVGQQRIIFEKALSFVKPDGHIVYATCSLLNEENQEQIDHFIKTYDLEIVGNIFQSVPQQGEMDGFFAAVLRKKQK from the coding sequence ATGTCCCCTACAAATTTTTTCCGTCTAAGACACTTATTTGCTCTGCTAGATTTTTATAGCGAACAAACACTCCCTTTAGATCTAGCCATCAGCCATTATTTTAAACTTCACAAAAGCCTGGGATCAAAAGACCGCGCTTTTATCGCAGAATCTATTTACGGGATGATCCGGTGGAAATCTTTAATTGATTTTTTTGAAGGAGAAAACTCCTCTTGGGAAAAGAGATGGAAAACTTACCAAACTCTTCATATTCCCGAGTTGATTAATAAAGATTTTATCCCAGAACATATCCGGTTTGGTTTCCCTCTGCCCCTCTATAATCGGATTTTAAAAAGCCACGGCTTGGAAAAAGGAAAAGAAATTTGCTTAGCCAGCAATGCGCCTGCCCCTACAACTGTGCGGGTGAACCTCCTAAAAACAGATCGAGAGGCCCTTCTCAAAAAGTGGGAGGAAAATTATCAAGTCTCCACTTGTTCCCATTCTCCAGCGGGCATTATTTTTCATAAAAAGATTAATTTTTTTGACCTCCCCGAATTCAAGCAAGGGTTATTTGAAGTGCAAGATGAGGGCAGCCAATTAATTGCCGCCCTGGTGCAAGTCGAACCGGGCCAACAAGTTTTGGATTATTGCTCAGGTTCTGGAGGAAAGACGCTTGCATTTGCTCCTAAAATGCAAAAAACAGGACAAATATTTTTGCATGACATTCGCAAGAAAATTTTGGTAGAGGCCAAAAAGAGGTTGCGCCGGGCTGGAGTCCAAAATGCCCAAATTGTCAATCCGGATGATGAGCAAAAACTCAAAAAGCTTAAAAAGCAAATGGATTGGGTCTTAGCTGATGTGCCCTGCAGCGGCGTAGGAACATTGCGACGAAACCCTGATATGAAATGGAAGTTTTCAGAAGAGATGTTAGATCGCCTTGTAGGCCAACAACGCATAATTTTTGAAAAAGCCTTAAGTTTTGTCAAGCCTGACGGGCATATTGTGTATGCTACTTGCAGCTTATTAAATGAAGAAAACCAAGAGCAGATCGACCACTTTATAAAAACTTATGATTTGGAGATTGTGGGGAACATTTTCCAATCGGTTCCCCAACAGGGAGAAATGGATGGTTTCTTTGCTGCCGTGCTACGCAAAAAGCAAAAATAG
- a CDS encoding immunoglobulin domain-containing protein, whose translation MRSKSGLHPINLKIGFSVWTPVLEKFNPKTEVRAALNALESELKLARIVAENNGMIKEGDSILLTCKVDGQIKIQLQRQ comes from the coding sequence ATGAGGTCAAAGAGCGGCCTGCATCCTATCAACCTTAAAATAGGGTTTTCTGTATGGACTCCTGTATTAGAAAAATTTAACCCAAAAACGGAAGTTAGAGCTGCTTTGAATGCTTTAGAAAGTGAGCTAAAATTGGCACGCATTGTCGCAGAAAACAACGGCATGATAAAGGAGGGCGATTCGATTCTCTTAACATGCAAGGTTGATGGACAGATAAAAATCCAGCTGCAACGCCAATAA
- a CDS encoding valine--tRNA ligase — protein sequence MPTLTADKNQPELSKAYDAKLVESKWTTFWETHHFFKANPLSPKPGYCIVIPPPNVTGVLHMGHALVNTLQDILIRWKRMQGFEVLWVPGTDHAGIATQTVVERHLMKTEGKRRIDYPREEFLKRVQKWKDDSEKVILRQLKSLGCSCDWSRLRFTMDAGNNAAVRKMFKKLYDANLIYQGDYLVNWDPVTQTALADDEVEYEEKHSFLWHFKYPLKDQPGHVHIATTRPETMLGDTAVAVSPKDLRYQHLIGQKVILPLMNREIPIIADHHVDPAFGTGMVKITPAHDPNDYQMGITHHLPFINIMTPDGKINENGGKFAGLSMAEAREAVVQELKALGLVEKIEPHVNRVGVSYRSKAVIEPYISKQWFVRMGEFGKKLRHIIENKQVSLTPKNWENTYFHWIDHLRDWCISRQLWWGHRIPIWYNKNNPEQRICYDGEGLPPEVEAHPDDWYQDEDVLDTWFSSSLWPFATLGWPEDKPELKKFYPNSVLITGHDILFFWVARMIFMGDYAMERPPFPETFLHGLIYGKSYWKDAPGGGIAYLSEKERIEYDLGKPLPADVHFKWEKMSKSKGNIIDPLEIIEQYGTDAMRMALCMSATQAREIDLDRRRFEDLKNFANKIWNGARFVLMHLKGNENNPALTAQEFSQGIEATLLALEDRWILSLLNRTIKSVEQGLTAYQFDQAAQEAYDFFWRDFCSYYLEIAKPVLMGKTGAPKERSNKQKLLAIILCQAIRLMHPMAPFITEELFHALKDQLKGIQEIPQADPDTRDTAKALLCMACTVAPYPVPRENHIDAEIEKAFGFVEKVIYTIRNIRGEMKLPPGAATDVHIIGAAHQEAIQIIKHNLKMISSLVKTKSIQLHESDPSLGFASFGIMESIKIAIPLPADLLKNEKERLLKEQEKLISSLEKLRAVLANPEFISKAPSQLIEKQKQAFSQNEKELEEIKLKLKSLS from the coding sequence ATGCCAACTCTAACAGCAGATAAAAATCAGCCTGAACTCTCCAAAGCTTATGATGCCAAGCTCGTCGAATCGAAATGGACAACATTTTGGGAAACACACCATTTCTTTAAAGCTAATCCGCTTTCTCCAAAGCCTGGTTATTGTATTGTCATTCCCCCTCCCAACGTGACAGGTGTGCTGCATATGGGGCATGCTTTGGTAAACACGCTGCAAGATATTTTGATTCGCTGGAAACGGATGCAAGGCTTTGAAGTTTTATGGGTACCCGGCACAGATCACGCAGGAATTGCCACTCAAACAGTTGTAGAACGCCATCTCATGAAAACGGAAGGTAAAAGACGGATCGATTACCCTCGGGAAGAATTTTTAAAAAGAGTTCAAAAATGGAAAGATGACAGCGAAAAAGTCATTCTGCGCCAATTGAAATCTTTAGGCTGCTCTTGTGATTGGTCCCGTTTAAGGTTTACCATGGACGCAGGCAATAATGCGGCCGTTAGAAAGATGTTCAAAAAACTCTACGATGCCAACCTGATTTATCAAGGAGACTATCTAGTCAACTGGGATCCTGTTACTCAAACCGCTTTAGCTGATGACGAAGTGGAATATGAAGAGAAACATTCATTTTTATGGCACTTCAAATACCCCTTAAAAGATCAGCCTGGCCACGTTCATATTGCCACAACCCGTCCTGAAACAATGCTTGGCGATACAGCTGTAGCTGTTTCTCCCAAAGATTTGCGCTATCAACATTTGATCGGGCAAAAAGTGATCCTCCCTTTAATGAATCGGGAAATTCCCATTATTGCCGATCATCATGTCGATCCTGCGTTTGGAACAGGCATGGTTAAAATTACGCCTGCTCATGATCCGAATGACTATCAGATGGGAATCACTCACCATCTCCCTTTTATCAACATTATGACACCTGATGGAAAAATCAATGAAAACGGGGGAAAATTTGCAGGCTTAAGCATGGCAGAGGCGCGCGAGGCAGTCGTGCAAGAACTGAAAGCGCTGGGACTAGTAGAAAAAATTGAACCGCACGTCAACCGCGTAGGCGTTTCTTACCGCTCAAAGGCTGTGATCGAACCCTATATTTCCAAACAATGGTTTGTAAGGATGGGGGAGTTTGGAAAAAAATTGCGCCATATTATTGAAAATAAACAAGTAAGCTTAACTCCAAAAAATTGGGAAAATACTTATTTTCATTGGATCGATCATTTGCGCGATTGGTGCATTAGCCGCCAACTTTGGTGGGGGCATCGTATTCCCATTTGGTATAATAAAAATAACCCTGAGCAAAGAATTTGCTACGATGGGGAAGGGCTTCCTCCTGAAGTTGAAGCGCATCCTGACGATTGGTATCAAGATGAAGATGTTTTAGACACCTGGTTTTCTTCATCTTTATGGCCTTTTGCCACGTTAGGTTGGCCTGAAGATAAGCCTGAACTAAAAAAGTTCTATCCTAATTCGGTCTTGATCACTGGGCATGATATCCTCTTTTTCTGGGTAGCTCGGATGATTTTCATGGGGGATTACGCTATGGAGCGCCCTCCTTTCCCTGAAACATTCCTACATGGCTTAATTTACGGCAAATCCTACTGGAAAGATGCTCCAGGAGGGGGAATTGCTTATTTAAGTGAAAAAGAACGGATCGAATACGATCTTGGCAAACCCCTTCCGGCTGATGTCCATTTTAAATGGGAAAAAATGTCTAAATCTAAAGGAAACATCATCGATCCCTTAGAAATCATTGAGCAATACGGAACAGATGCTATGCGCATGGCTCTTTGCATGAGTGCTACCCAAGCGCGAGAAATCGATCTAGATCGGCGCCGTTTTGAAGATTTAAAGAATTTTGCAAACAAAATCTGGAATGGAGCGCGCTTTGTGTTGATGCATTTAAAAGGCAATGAAAACAATCCGGCCCTTACAGCTCAGGAATTTAGCCAAGGAATCGAGGCTACCTTGCTGGCCCTTGAAGATCGCTGGATCCTCTCTCTTTTGAACCGAACGATCAAAAGCGTAGAGCAGGGATTAACGGCCTATCAATTTGATCAAGCAGCTCAAGAAGCTTACGATTTCTTTTGGAGAGATTTTTGCTCCTACTACTTAGAGATTGCCAAACCTGTGCTGATGGGTAAAACAGGCGCACCTAAAGAGCGTTCTAACAAGCAAAAATTATTAGCCATTATCTTATGTCAAGCAATCCGCCTTATGCACCCCATGGCCCCCTTTATTACCGAAGAGCTTTTCCATGCCCTTAAAGATCAATTAAAGGGAATTCAAGAAATCCCCCAAGCAGATCCTGATACCCGGGATACAGCCAAAGCCCTGCTATGTATGGCTTGTACAGTGGCACCTTACCCTGTTCCACGTGAAAATCACATCGATGCGGAGATTGAAAAAGCGTTTGGATTTGTGGAAAAAGTGATCTATACTATTCGAAATATCCGGGGTGAAATGAAGCTTCCTCCCGGGGCAGCGACAGATGTGCACATTATTGGCGCGGCCCATCAAGAAGCGATTCAAATTATTAAGCACAATCTCAAAATGATCTCTTCTTTAGTGAAGACTAAGAGCATCCAATTGCATGAGAGCGATCCTTCCTTAGGGTTTGCCTCATTTGGAATTATGGAATCGATCAAAATTGCGATCCCTCTACCTGCAGATTTGTTAAAGAATGAGAAAGAACGTCTATTGAAAGAACAAGAAAAATTAATTTCCTCCCTGGAGAAATTACGAGCGGTTTTAGCTAATCCTGAATTCATTAGCAAGGCTCCCTCTCAATTAATCGAAAAGCAAAAACAGGCTTTTTCCCAAAATGAAAAAGAGCTAGAAGAGATTAAACTAAAATTAAAAAGTTTAAGTTAA